Part of the Maridesulfovibrio sp. genome, TGGACTTGCCGCAGTGCTGATCCTCATTGGGATTCTGACTCTACGAGCCTCGAAGCTTACCGAAAGGTTTTCCGGTTCACGCAAGTGGATTGAAAACCTGCCTGTGCTGAGCGCAGGGCTTGTTATGCTGGCCGGAATAGCTATCGCACTCAACGCTCTGCATGCCGGTGGAATTTTACGGGTTACTTTCTAAACTTCCAAAAATCAGTAATCCCGTCCAATGCAGCATCTGGCGTTGATCCGTAAGGGATCAGCTTGAAATCGAGTCCCTTTACCTGTTTCAGGTAATCAGCGTATTGCGACTTATCAATGTATTCTACATCAAGAATTGTTTTGCCTGCCCCGGCAAGTTCTCTTGCCAATTGCAGGCGGTAGTTTTTATCGCCTTCGCTATAGTAGTTGAAAAGCAGACTCTCAAGCCCGACCATATCTACGGTTTTGAAGTATACGTCCTTGTATTCCGGGGAGCAGTCTTTGAATACTCCCATGCCGTTCTGAGGGCAGATGATGAAATTCTTTCCGGCTTTCGTTCTGGTGTAGTCTCCGATTCTTTTGATCAGCTTGACCATATCGTCTGCGGTGTTCCGTACGTCAATGCCTTGCTCGTGCCAGAACCAGTACGCATCGACTATATCCAGATAAACACCGTCAAATCCGGCCTCGATAATACGGTCCAAATAAGGACGTAATCCCTTCTCCCACCAGTCCTCACGCCAGTATTTTACTTTGAAGTTACCTGCCCAATCAGGGTTTTCTTCTCCGAGAAAACGCGGTGGATTATCTTTCCATTCTTTCTGCCAGTAAAACCGATAATCTTCTGCTTCCCCGATGGAAAAGTAGCAGAGTACGGTTTTATTGAATTTGTGGAGCACGGATATTTCTTTGGCTGAAAATCTGTTTTTATCAGAGCCGTCTTTTGAATAGTCAATTACCAGCAAATCATACGGAGATTCTGCCAGTGTTGCTATTTTAGGACCTTGCAGTTGGTATGCCCAACTGTTGATTTTTATATGCGGTGTAGTCATTCGTGTTTCCTGTTGCGATTGTTTGGCTGCGCTGCTTGAGGGGGGGGCTGGGGTTGTGGATGCACAGGCGGCAATGATGGATAAAAAGGTCAGGATTACTATAGTATGTAATTTCATGCTTATGACTTCCGGTTGAATTTTTATGTTTTGGAATAATAGCATGGCGAAAGATAAAATTAAAGGGTTCAATCTTTGATTGCAGTACAAAATATAATGTAATTTTTGAAGGTTACAAATAAAAATACTTTGCATAGAGATGGATTCGGATTATAGTGTTCTGAATAAATGAATGATTTAGCATATAGCTGTGATTCCAGTTTTTAGTCGGGGATGAATTTGTTATTTAATTCATGTGGTTAATTCGAATTAAAAATTAAAATTTTCGATAAAATAAGGAGGGTGCTGTGAAAAAAAGCTTTTTCACTACTTTGATTTTTATTCTCTTTCTCGCCGGATGTTCCGGTACCTACATGAAAGATTATGTCCAGCCCAACGGGGTTGCCAGTGAAGCCCGTCATGCTGCGGTGCTGCCGCTGGTGAACCTGACCAATACTCCCAATGCAGGACGTATGGTCGGTGACCTGTTGACCACCGAACTCTATGCTTCCACTAAGTTTGATCTCATGGAAACCACCGAAATGCTCAAGCGCATCAAAGGTGATGAAGACGATCTTGAGTTTGTCATGGAAGATGTTGTGGCTCAGAAATTAGGCAGCAAGCTTGGAGTGGACACCGTTATCTATGGTTCTGTGACCGAGTACCAGTACAAGCGCGGGGTTAACCAAAGTCCTACTGTGGGGATCAACCTGCGTATGGTTGATGTCTCTTCCGGTAATGTTCTGTGGGCTTCATCTTCTTCCAAAAGTGGGGGGTGCTTTTTCGGATGTACGGAATCCCTGAACAGCGTAGCGCAGGAAACTCTTGCAGATATGGTGGCAGCAATGTCTTCCGTTTCTGCGCAATAATCGCGCTGCTTGTGGTTACCTTTTCCCTCTTCGGCAGGACTTTTGCTTTTGGCGGAAGTAATGCTGTTGAATCGTGGGCCTGCTATTATGGAAGTGAGGACCGGACGGATGATCTGTCCGGTTTCGATCTGCTGGTCTCTGCTCCCGGAGGGCAGGACCCTGCTCCTTTGCGCGCAAAAGGTGTAAAAGTGCTGGTTTATGTCAGCCTTGGAGAGGTTGCCGCGAACGGACCTTATTTCGAGGAGGCCAAGCACCTTGATCTGCTTGTGAGATATAATGAAAACTGGGACTCATGGGTGGTGGATGTGCGCCGCCCTGAGTGGGCCGAGTTGCTTTTCTCCCGTATTATCCCCGATGCCCTTTCGGCCGGATATGACGGGCTTTTTTTTGATACGCTCGATTCTCCCATTGATATGCAACGCAGGGATCCGGATACCTACAAGGGTACAGAGCGGGCTTGCGTTGATTTGGTCCGTGGAATCAAGATTAAGTTCCCCAAGCTGCTGCTTTGTCAGAACAGGGGATTTGAAATTGTGAGACGCACGGCTCCGTATCTTAACTACCTGTTGATAGAGGGATTGAGCAGCTCTATGGACTTGTCTACTTCCGTCCGTAGAGATGTTTCGGATGAGGAACGTAATTTTCTTATTTCCAAGGCAAAGGCCGCTTTGAAGGTCAATTCCAAGCTGGTGGTCCTGACTCTTGATTATGTCCCTGCAGGAGAAAAGCAGGAAATTTTGAAAGCTTACGATTTTTCCCGAAAGATGGGCTTTATCCCTTATGTCAGTACTCCTGCATTAAACGAGGTGTTTATTCATGCATCTGGTGAATAGGCTTGTTGTCGCATTTCTGATTGTCATCCTTGCTTTGCCCTGTGCTTATGCTGAGCCGGTCAAGCGTAAGGTTCTAGTGCTCTATAACGGAGCGGAAGACCGAACTGCAGTGGATAACAATTTCATTGAAGGCTTTGCCGCACCACTCAATTACCTCGGGTTTTTGTACGAGGTGCGCGATGTGTCGCAGCGTCCTTTGCCTTCAGACAAAGACATGGAGGAATATCGGGCGGTCTTCACCTCATTTTCTGCAGACATGATGAATAATCCTAACGAGTTTCTCAATTGGCTGATCTGGCAGCAGAAGCAGGGTAAGAAGGTCATCATTGCCGGAAATCTGGGGGCTTTTAGTGATTTTAATAATGTTTTGGCAGAGCCTTTGCTGATCAAGAAGGTGTTTTCCAACCTCGGATTTTCATATCAGGGTAATGCCACTAATGATGATTATCGCTTGGAATATAAATCTGTTGATCAGCAGAATATGAATTTTGAGCGGAAGCTCCCATTATTTCCGGAAAAGTATATTCAGATTGTTCCCACAACTGAGGATGTCAGTTCGTGGGTTAGCGTTGCGCTGAAGGGGAAATCGAGTACCGCTGCAGCGGCTGTAGGATTGGGACCGCGTGGCGGATTTGCTCTTGACGGCTATATGCGCTGGCAGGATCCGGTCAATTTTCAGAAACAGTGGTATTTGAATCCATTTGAATTCTTAAGGGTTTCTTTGGATTTGAAAGGTATGCCGGCACTTACCCCAACGACCTTGAATGGTAAGCGGGTTGCCTTTGCCCATATCGATGGAGACGGTTTTGTCGGTTACACCGAGGTCGATCAGAATAAGGTGTGCGGGGAAATTATCATGGAGCGCATTTTTGAGCGCTACGATTTTCCCAATTCTGCCTCGGTAATTGCCGGGGAGATCAATCCGGATGTTAAAGGGAGTCTGGACAATATAGAGATGGCTAAGACCCTTTTCGAACTGGAAAATGTTGAGACTTCCTCTCATTCTTATACCCATCCCTTTGCTTGGAATGCCAAGTTACGGGAATCCAAGGAATACGCTGAAGATTTTGTTGTCGGGCAGTATGAGGTGGCCGGATATAAATTCGATGCCCACTACGAAATTGTGGGGTCATGCGATTATATCTCCGAGAATCTTGCTCCGGTGGAAAAGCCCTGCCGGGTGCTGTTCTGGTCCGGTATGTGTGAGCCAACTGAAGAGCAGGTCGCCATTGCCGATAAGGCTGGAATTCTGAATCTGAACGGCGGGGATACTGTTTTCGATGCGCGTCGCAATTCGTATTTCGGGGTTTCGCCTCTTTATCGTGCCTTGGGCAAGCGTAACCAGATTTATACCGGGCAGGCTAATGAGAATATTCTGACCAACCTTTGGTCCGGGCCGTATTTCGGGTTTCGCAATATCGTGGATACCATGAAGCGGACCGGTTCTCCGCGTCGGATAATGCCCATTGACATCTATTACCATTTTTACAGCGGCGAGAAATTCGCTTCCCTCAAGGCCCTTGAAGATGTCTACGAATGGGCGCTCAGTCAGGATACAGCCAGAGTATATGCTTCCTCTTACATCAGAATGGTTAATGGTTGTCTTGCTGCAAAAGTGGAGAAGATTTCACCGGATAAGTTTGTCTTCACCAATTACGCCGACTGCCTTTCGGTCCGTCTGGACGGTATGGAAAAGGTTCCCGATCTTAAAAAATCCACAAATGTACTTGGCTACGATATCCAGCCTGAAGGTGTTTTTGTGCACCTAAATCCGGGCTCAGTTCGGGCTGATTTGGCTCTGACTACAGATAAAAAGGTTAACGGCAGCGTGCCGTATCTTAGAAACGGTTCCGGCTGGGTACGTAATTTCGAGCGTACAGCAAAGAGTGTGCGCTTTGATTTTGAATGTTTCAGCAAAGGTAAATTTGAGCTGGCAGGTCTTATTCCGAACAGAAAATACAAACTTATCCGCAAGGACGGATCGCCGCAGGAACTTATGACTGACGGTGAGGGCATTTTATCGGTCAAAGATGTTGCTTCCGGACCTATGGAGATTGATCTGATTTGAACATAAAGCTCTGGCGGGTACTGCTTTTCGTACTCATCATAATCGGGACGACCGTACTTATATATCCCTTTCCGAGGGATATGGTCCCGTTGTACCTGCGGAGTGGGGAAATTTCCAAGGCGGCTGATTTACTAAACGAGCTTCTTGAGGAAGATCCTCATGATTTGAGATTGCTGAGGCTTGGTGTGGATGTCTTCCTTGAACGGGGTATGCCGGACAAAGCTATAGCCAGCCTTGAAGAGATTTTAAAACAGAAACCGCGTCGAATTTCTGAATTGCGCAAGCTTGTGCAGGTTTTTGAATGGAATGTAATGCCCCGCGAAGCTCTCCATACCTGGAAAAAGATTTCGAAGATTGAGCCGGAAAAGATGGAACCGCTTGAAAAGATGGTGATGTATTATCGCTATTTCAATATGTTCCCGCAGGAAGTTGATGCAATCATCAAGCTTAATGAATTGCAGGGAGAGAGACCTTTCAGCGGTAATTTTATGCTTGTGCTTAATGATGAAATTGAGCGTCTGGGAAAAGAGCATACCACGACCCCCGATGACCCCTATCTTAATTTCCTGCTTCAGCGGTTGTTCATTGTAGGTGAGCAGTTCAAGGCAGAAACTGAGTTCCGGGCCGAGTCCGGTGAGAAAGTCGATTTTTTGCGGTACGTAATTTATGTGCTGGAGTATTTCGTAGCAGTGGACCGCGTGGAAGAGGGCTATGAATATGCTGCCCGTATGGATAAACAGGCCGGACTTGATATTGAGAGCAGGGTGCAATTGGTTAAGGTTCTGGGCTGGTCCGGTGATTATGACCGGGCATTGGATGTGGCGCAAAGGCTGCTCGAGATCAGTCCTGAAAATGTAGAGCTGCTTACCGAAACCGCATGGATGGCCCGTAATGCTGCGAGGAATGATCTGGCGCAATTGGTGCTGGAAAGATTAGTCAAGATAGAGCCGGATAATACTTCTCATCAGCAGGCGCTCGGCGATGTTTATATGCAGACCGGTAATCACCGCAAAGCTGTAAATCTCTTCCGCAGGCTGGCGGAGCGGGTCGGTAGTTGGCTTGCGTATGCCCATGACATGCTGCGGGCGGCATTGTTCAGTGAAGACCGTGCTCTTATGGCTGAAGTTGTTGAAGATACAAAAGATATAAATATTTCAGAGCCTGATTATCTGCGAACCCGAGGGGCATTGCTGCTGACCCTTGAACGTCCGCGTGAAGCCTATGATGTTTTGCGTAAGGTTGTTGATAGCCCTGGAGCTACTCTGGCTGATTACCAGAGTCTTATAGATGCTGCTGCAACCACCGCAGACAATAAACTTTTGGCCGATACTGTGGGCTTGGCTCTTAAGGTTTTTCCGAATGACATCAAGATAATGCGTACAGCCGGTTCAGCTTACCGCAATATTAACGAACCATATAAGGCTTACCGTATTTATCGCGAATTGCTGAAAAGAGAGCAGGAACAGCAGGATATTCTTGATATGCTGCTGGCCGCTTCTGATACTCAGGATTTGAAGCTGGCAAGGCAGGCTGCCAAGTATGCTGAAAAGATTGCGCCCAAGGATGTAAAGGTAATCGCGCAGGCCGGGGAAATAATGCTTTGGCTGAATTCTCCAAAAGACGGTTATCCCTATTACAAAAAGGCTGCTGTCATGACCGGTGGCAATCGTGAATATGTCATGAACCTTATCCAGATTGCATCTTACACCGGAGATAAGGCTATTTTTCGCGATGCGGCTGAAACCGCCATCAGCCTGCGCCCGGAGGATGAACAGGTTGCCTTGCTTGCTGCTGCGGTATGGGCCGCTGCCGGTGATAGCAAAAAAGCGGAATTGCTCATTTCGCAATTTGCAGGTCAGAGTTCGAAGAATCTCGATATTTTGTACAAGTGGGCGGAATTCGCGGATCAGGCCGGTCTGAGTGAAGAGGCTTATCGAATCTATGATGAGTTGTATTCGCGTGATTACAAGCGTAAGGAAATCAGGGAAAACCTTGCCAGACTGGCTGAATGGACCGCTCGTCCAGCTGTTGCAGCCAAACTTTATTCTGAAATCTCCGATGAAGCTCCGGATAATTTTGATTTCGCCAAACGTGCAGGAAAGTCTTGGGCTGATGCCGGGGAATATCTCAAAGCCGCTGATTACTATGAGCGGGCTGTTGGTATCAAACCTCGTGATTATGAGCTGAAATTGGATCTTGCAAGGGTGTACGGTTTTGCTGAAAAATTTGCGGATCAGATAAGGGTCTTCAGGGAATTGCAAGCCGCAGGAAAACTCCCTGAAACCGAACGCATTGAGCTGGCTCGGGCCTATCTTGATGAGCGTGAACCAGATGCCGCTTTGCGGATTCTGGAGCCTTATGCCCGTTTGAAAAAGTTGCCCCGCTTTGAAGGATTTTTGTTGGCTTCGGCATTGCAGATGGCCGGGCGCGGTAGTGAGGCCTCAGATGTTTATAAAAGGTTGAAAAAAGAGTATATTAAGGACGAAGTCTTCTTGTCCCGACTGGGTGCGGAAGCCTTATTCAATAATTTTCAGACCGATGCTTATGACTTGTTTCAGGCTGCTCTCAAGGTGAACCCGGAAAATCATACCGCGCTCAAGGGGCTTGGTATTATACTTGGGGAACGAGAACAATATAAACAGGCTACAGCTAAGTTGCGGAAATATTTAAGACTGGTTCCCAATGACGCCGAAGGGCGTTATCAATTGGGTGAAATATATCGACTTATGGGCCGCGAGAATGATGCTGTACGCGAGTTTAAGCGCGCTGAGCGCATTCTTCGCCGTGAAGGTCGTGTTAAAGTTTCCGGCAGGAATCTAAATATAATTAATAGGTAGTGTTTTGAAAAAGTTATTTTTTTGGGTTTTTCTTTTGATGACGGTACTGCTGCCGGTCATGCATGGAACTCCGCTCCTTGCGGAGGACACTACCGCTGTGCCTGTTGAAACAAAGAGCGAGATAATTTGGACGGTCAGGGTCAGTTCCTTTCAGGAAGCCGATACGGCATGGAGTTTCATGTCTTACCTGAAAGGTGAAGGTTATTCCCCGGTCATGGTTTATCTTTATGATAGACAGGGAAAAGGCTGGCGCGTGGTTCAGATAGGTGATTATCCTACTCGCAGTCAGGCGAGGGCTGCCGGGCGTCTTTTTAAGGATAAGACCAGACTCGATTATATTGTCCGCTCCATGTCTGTGGCTATGCTTGCAGAGCGTACTCTGGATTCACCCGGAGCTTTACTGCCTCCGCCATCAGCTGGGTTGGTTGCGAAAGTTGCGAATCCGCAGAGGGCAACTGCAAACACTGTTCTGATAGCTGAGCCCGAATTGACCGGTGCTCCTGAATCTTTGTTTTATGAACTGGATCAGCGAGATGTGTTACGGGTTAACGGGCAGAGGCAACAGAAAGTAATTTTAGCCCGTATTATGATTCGTCGCGGTTATGTGGAAGACGGCCTCAGAGAGTATGCAAGACTGCTGAACATTTATCCCGATGATCTGGATTTGCGCGAAGAATATATCGGCGCTCTTATCGATAACAGTGAAACGGCAAAGGCCGAGGCCATGTTGCGCCGCTGGCTCAATCTTGATCCTGAGTCTCCGGGCGCTCTGCGTCAGGAAGCTCGTTTGCGTTTGCTGGCTGGAGACTATTCCGTACAGATTGATACCCTCGATTATCTGTTGCGGTTGCGGCCCGGAGATACCGATTCCATCTCCGCCAAGGCCTACAGTACTCAGCAGGGTGGAGATTGGCTGGGGGCGATTGAAAGTTTTTCCCAGCTTGTCGATGCCGAACCAGATAACTATGAAGCTCGGCAGGCTCTTTCCAGCCTGCTCATGGAACGCAGGCCGCGCCTAGATTTTATCCCCAGTGTTAGCCTGCAAT contains:
- a CDS encoding DUF2194 domain-containing protein; amino-acid sequence: MHLVNRLVVAFLIVILALPCAYAEPVKRKVLVLYNGAEDRTAVDNNFIEGFAAPLNYLGFLYEVRDVSQRPLPSDKDMEEYRAVFTSFSADMMNNPNEFLNWLIWQQKQGKKVIIAGNLGAFSDFNNVLAEPLLIKKVFSNLGFSYQGNATNDDYRLEYKSVDQQNMNFERKLPLFPEKYIQIVPTTEDVSSWVSVALKGKSSTAAAAVGLGPRGGFALDGYMRWQDPVNFQKQWYLNPFEFLRVSLDLKGMPALTPTTLNGKRVAFAHIDGDGFVGYTEVDQNKVCGEIIMERIFERYDFPNSASVIAGEINPDVKGSLDNIEMAKTLFELENVETSSHSYTHPFAWNAKLRESKEYAEDFVVGQYEVAGYKFDAHYEIVGSCDYISENLAPVEKPCRVLFWSGMCEPTEEQVAIADKAGILNLNGGDTVFDARRNSYFGVSPLYRALGKRNQIYTGQANENILTNLWSGPYFGFRNIVDTMKRTGSPRRIMPIDIYYHFYSGEKFASLKALEDVYEWALSQDTARVYASSYIRMVNGCLAAKVEKISPDKFVFTNYADCLSVRLDGMEKVPDLKKSTNVLGYDIQPEGVFVHLNPGSVRADLALTTDKKVNGSVPYLRNGSGWVRNFERTAKSVRFDFECFSKGKFELAGLIPNRKYKLIRKDGSPQELMTDGEGILSVKDVASGPMEIDLI
- a CDS encoding tetratricopeptide repeat protein: MNIKLWRVLLFVLIIIGTTVLIYPFPRDMVPLYLRSGEISKAADLLNELLEEDPHDLRLLRLGVDVFLERGMPDKAIASLEEILKQKPRRISELRKLVQVFEWNVMPREALHTWKKISKIEPEKMEPLEKMVMYYRYFNMFPQEVDAIIKLNELQGERPFSGNFMLVLNDEIERLGKEHTTTPDDPYLNFLLQRLFIVGEQFKAETEFRAESGEKVDFLRYVIYVLEYFVAVDRVEEGYEYAARMDKQAGLDIESRVQLVKVLGWSGDYDRALDVAQRLLEISPENVELLTETAWMARNAARNDLAQLVLERLVKIEPDNTSHQQALGDVYMQTGNHRKAVNLFRRLAERVGSWLAYAHDMLRAALFSEDRALMAEVVEDTKDINISEPDYLRTRGALLLTLERPREAYDVLRKVVDSPGATLADYQSLIDAAATTADNKLLADTVGLALKVFPNDIKIMRTAGSAYRNINEPYKAYRIYRELLKREQEQQDILDMLLAASDTQDLKLARQAAKYAEKIAPKDVKVIAQAGEIMLWLNSPKDGYPYYKKAAVMTGGNREYVMNLIQIASYTGDKAIFRDAAETAISLRPEDEQVALLAAAVWAAAGDSKKAELLISQFAGQSSKNLDILYKWAEFADQAGLSEEAYRIYDELYSRDYKRKEIRENLARLAEWTARPAVAAKLYSEISDEAPDNFDFAKRAGKSWADAGEYLKAADYYERAVGIKPRDYELKLDLARVYGFAEKFADQIRVFRELQAAGKLPETERIELARAYLDEREPDAALRILEPYARLKKLPRFEGFLLASALQMAGRGSEASDVYKRLKKEYIKDEVFLSRLGAEALFNNFQTDAYDLFQAALKVNPENHTALKGLGIILGEREQYKQATAKLRKYLRLVPNDAEGRYQLGEIYRLMGRENDAVREFKRAERILRREGRVKVSGRNLNIINR
- a CDS encoding MJ1477/TM1410 family putative glycoside hydrolase, with amino-acid sequence MKLHTIVILTFLSIIAACASTTPAPPSSSAAKQSQQETRMTTPHIKINSWAYQLQGPKIATLAESPYDLLVIDYSKDGSDKNRFSAKEISVLHKFNKTVLCYFSIGEAEDYRFYWQKEWKDNPPRFLGEENPDWAGNFKVKYWREDWWEKGLRPYLDRIIEAGFDGVYLDIVDAYWFWHEQGIDVRNTADDMVKLIKRIGDYTRTKAGKNFIICPQNGMGVFKDCSPEYKDVYFKTVDMVGLESLLFNYYSEGDKNYRLQLARELAGAGKTILDVEYIDKSQYADYLKQVKGLDFKLIPYGSTPDAALDGITDFWKFRK
- a CDS encoding endo alpha-1,4 polygalactosaminidase, with translation MYGIPEQRSAGNSCRYGGSNVFRFCAIIALLVVTFSLFGRTFAFGGSNAVESWACYYGSEDRTDDLSGFDLLVSAPGGQDPAPLRAKGVKVLVYVSLGEVAANGPYFEEAKHLDLLVRYNENWDSWVVDVRRPEWAELLFSRIIPDALSAGYDGLFFDTLDSPIDMQRRDPDTYKGTERACVDLVRGIKIKFPKLLLCQNRGFEIVRRTAPYLNYLLIEGLSSSMDLSTSVRRDVSDEERNFLISKAKAALKVNSKLVVLTLDYVPAGEKQEILKAYDFSRKMGFIPYVSTPALNEVFIHASGE
- a CDS encoding SPOR domain-containing protein, coding for MTVLLPVMHGTPLLAEDTTAVPVETKSEIIWTVRVSSFQEADTAWSFMSYLKGEGYSPVMVYLYDRQGKGWRVVQIGDYPTRSQARAAGRLFKDKTRLDYIVRSMSVAMLAERTLDSPGALLPPPSAGLVAKVANPQRATANTVLIAEPELTGAPESLFYELDQRDVLRVNGQRQQKVILARIMIRRGYVEDGLREYARLLNIYPDDLDLREEYIGALIDNSETAKAEAMLRRWLNLDPESPGALRQEARLRLLAGDYSVQIDTLDYLLRLRPGDTDSISAKAYSTQQGGDWLGAIESFSQLVDAEPDNYEARQALSSLLMERRPRLDFIPSVSLQSDESITTTLGSRFSMQVTDQTRGEIYYANTRIYRSQQDGVEQIDKDVNQASFLLKRDFTRTFTGIAGVGGYDGIGSGVSGALGFDWRIHDPGTFSAMIDYNNPWLDEPSAANYEGHYNQLSLTYDGFYDDTWGLFLNGQLRQYKLESDRNYGAKGLYNVILTRRLLADPDLFISYSFYRSFFKYDDETFKPFEVVENESIHTLSASFSKSICDTLVFQAAGGIRLDEFKNSPSYFGSPSLSLRLGRFDLSLNYEYSSDSGLAGGGETQLFSGGIGYVF
- a CDS encoding GNA1162 family protein, with the protein product MKKSFFTTLIFILFLAGCSGTYMKDYVQPNGVASEARHAAVLPLVNLTNTPNAGRMVGDLLTTELYASTKFDLMETTEMLKRIKGDEDDLEFVMEDVVAQKLGSKLGVDTVIYGSVTEYQYKRGVNQSPTVGINLRMVDVSSGNVLWASSSSKSGGCFFGCTESLNSVAQETLADMVAAMSSVSAQ